A window of the Gossypium hirsutum isolate 1008001.06 chromosome A03, Gossypium_hirsutum_v2.1, whole genome shotgun sequence genome harbors these coding sequences:
- the LOC107887291 gene encoding protein FATTY ACID EXPORT 4, chloroplastic isoform X1, producing MMLATPVIQMPTISAVKAVFSSNPNQHPFLRPHLVGFCLRKPKIPSTTRTTLFRCKSQLQDFAPLTSAAYGTLLFSGGLFAFTKSGSKGSLFGGLTGAALMASAYYLMQSTETKAIGDALGFGAAFLFSCVFAYVVTTIGIRLAATRKPIPAGPLLGLSICALVVFTSAYLQDRL from the exons ATGATGTTGGCAACGCCAGTTATTCAAATGCCCACAATTAGTGCAGTTAAGGCGGTTTTCTCCTCAAATCCGAACCAACATCCATTTCTTCGCCCACATTTGGTTGGCTTTTGTTTGAGAAAGCCCAAAATCCCTTCCACCACTCGAACAACCCTTTTTCGCTGCAAATCTCAGCTTCAAGATTTTGCCCCTCTTACTTCCGCTGCCTATGGAACCCTTCTTTTCTCCGGCGGTCTCTTTGCCT TTACTAAATCTGGGAGTAAAGGCTCGCTCTTTGGAGGCCTCACTGGAGCAGCTCTTATGGCATCT GCTTATTATCTTATGCAGTCAACAGAAACAAAAGCAATTGGTGATGCCCTTGGTTTTGGGGCTGCCTTCCTTTTCTCCTGTGTATTTG CCTATGTGGTTACTACTATAGGGATACGATTGGCGGCCACTCGGAAACCGATTCCCGCAGGTCCTTTATTAGGTCTTTCTATCTGTGCATTGGTTGTGTTTACCTCAGCTTATTTGCAAGATCGTCTTTGA
- the LOC107887291 gene encoding protein FATTY ACID EXPORT 4, chloroplastic isoform X3 → MMLATPVIQMPTISAVKAVFSSNPNQHPFLRPHLVGFCLRKPKIPSTTRTTLFRCKSQLQDFAPLTSAAYGTLLFSGGLFAFTKSGSKGSLFGGLTGAALMASAYYLMQSTETKAIGDALGFGAAFLFSCVFGIRLAATRKPIPAGPLLGLSICALVVFTSAYLQDRL, encoded by the exons ATGATGTTGGCAACGCCAGTTATTCAAATGCCCACAATTAGTGCAGTTAAGGCGGTTTTCTCCTCAAATCCGAACCAACATCCATTTCTTCGCCCACATTTGGTTGGCTTTTGTTTGAGAAAGCCCAAAATCCCTTCCACCACTCGAACAACCCTTTTTCGCTGCAAATCTCAGCTTCAAGATTTTGCCCCTCTTACTTCCGCTGCCTATGGAACCCTTCTTTTCTCCGGCGGTCTCTTTGCCT TTACTAAATCTGGGAGTAAAGGCTCGCTCTTTGGAGGCCTCACTGGAGCAGCTCTTATGGCATCT GCTTATTATCTTATGCAGTCAACAGAAACAAAAGCAATTGGTGATGCCCTTGGTTTTGGGGCTGCCTTCCTTTTCTCCTGTGTATTTG GGATACGATTGGCGGCCACTCGGAAACCGATTCCCGCAGGTCCTTTATTAGGTCTTTCTATCTGTGCATTGGTTGTGTTTACCTCAGCTTATTTGCAAGATCGTCTTTGA
- the LOC107887291 gene encoding protein FATTY ACID EXPORT 4, chloroplastic isoform X4 — protein MMLATPVIQMPTISAVKAVFSSNPNQHPFLRPHLVGFCLRKPKIPSTTRTTLFRCKSQLQDFAPLTSAAYGTLLFSGVTKSGSKGSLFGGLTGAALMASAYYLMQSTETKAIGDALGFGAAFLFSCVFGIRLAATRKPIPAGPLLGLSICALVVFTSAYLQDRL, from the exons ATGATGTTGGCAACGCCAGTTATTCAAATGCCCACAATTAGTGCAGTTAAGGCGGTTTTCTCCTCAAATCCGAACCAACATCCATTTCTTCGCCCACATTTGGTTGGCTTTTGTTTGAGAAAGCCCAAAATCCCTTCCACCACTCGAACAACCCTTTTTCGCTGCAAATCTCAGCTTCAAGATTTTGCCCCTCTTACTTCCGCTGCCTATGGAACCCTTCTTTTCTCCGGCG TTACTAAATCTGGGAGTAAAGGCTCGCTCTTTGGAGGCCTCACTGGAGCAGCTCTTATGGCATCT GCTTATTATCTTATGCAGTCAACAGAAACAAAAGCAATTGGTGATGCCCTTGGTTTTGGGGCTGCCTTCCTTTTCTCCTGTGTATTTG GGATACGATTGGCGGCCACTCGGAAACCGATTCCCGCAGGTCCTTTATTAGGTCTTTCTATCTGTGCATTGGTTGTGTTTACCTCAGCTTATTTGCAAGATCGTCTTTGA
- the LOC107887291 gene encoding protein FATTY ACID EXPORT 4, chloroplastic isoform X2, with protein sequence MMLATPVIQMPTISAVKAVFSSNPNQHPFLRPHLVGFCLRKPKIPSTTRTTLFRCKSQLQDFAPLTSAAYGTLLFSGVTKSGSKGSLFGGLTGAALMASAYYLMQSTETKAIGDALGFGAAFLFSCVFAYVVTTIGIRLAATRKPIPAGPLLGLSICALVVFTSAYLQDRL encoded by the exons ATGATGTTGGCAACGCCAGTTATTCAAATGCCCACAATTAGTGCAGTTAAGGCGGTTTTCTCCTCAAATCCGAACCAACATCCATTTCTTCGCCCACATTTGGTTGGCTTTTGTTTGAGAAAGCCCAAAATCCCTTCCACCACTCGAACAACCCTTTTTCGCTGCAAATCTCAGCTTCAAGATTTTGCCCCTCTTACTTCCGCTGCCTATGGAACCCTTCTTTTCTCCGGCG TTACTAAATCTGGGAGTAAAGGCTCGCTCTTTGGAGGCCTCACTGGAGCAGCTCTTATGGCATCT GCTTATTATCTTATGCAGTCAACAGAAACAAAAGCAATTGGTGATGCCCTTGGTTTTGGGGCTGCCTTCCTTTTCTCCTGTGTATTTG CCTATGTGGTTACTACTATAGGGATACGATTGGCGGCCACTCGGAAACCGATTCCCGCAGGTCCTTTATTAGGTCTTTCTATCTGTGCATTGGTTGTGTTTACCTCAGCTTATTTGCAAGATCGTCTTTGA